The following nucleotide sequence is from Candidatus Bipolaricaulis sibiricus.
CGAGGTGTTCCGCCTGTTCGTTGAGGAGAGCCTGTGGCTGGGGCTGGCCGGCGGGGGGGCCGGGGTCGTGGCCGGGGCCGGGTTGTCGCTCCTGTTCAACGCCGCCGGGATTCCGTGGCAGCCGCCGGGGACGGTCCAGGCGGTCACGCTCGGGGTCGACTTCACGGCGGGGGTCGTGGTCATCCCGTTCGCGGTGAGCATCGTCTCGACCCTGCTGTCGGCGTTCCTTCCCGCCTACCAGGCGTCGCGGGTCTCCGTGGTCGACGCCCTGCGCGCGGTGTAGACGGAACCGATGACAGTCAAAATCGCCGTACGCAACGTGTTTCGCAACCGGCGGCGGACCGCGATCAGTCTTCTCGTGATCGGGATCGGCCTCACGATCCTGTCGTTCGTCCTGGGGTTCGTGGGGGAAGCCATCCTCGCCGCCCAGCGGTCGCTGGCGATGGAGCTGGGGGCGCTCCAGATCGGCGATCCCCGCGTCCTGGACGGGGCGGCGTCGGGACTGGAGGCGCTGATCTCCCCGGCCGACCTGGACCGGGCGCTGGCGCGCGTGCAGGCCCTCCCCGGGGTTGCCGGGGTGGCAGCGCAGGTCCGGTTCGCCGGGCTGATCGGCGACGAGCGGGGGAGCACCCTTCTCCTCGCCCGGGGGATCGTGCCCGAGGACTGCCTGACCGACTACGCCTGCCTGGTGGTTGCTGGCCGCGGGCTGGAGGGCTCCGAGGCCCGGGAGATCGTCCTCGGCCGCCGATTGGCGGAGCGGCTGGGGGTCGGCCCGGGCGATCGGGTCAACGTCGCCACGGGAACCGTGTCCGGGACCCTCAACGCCGCCACCGTGACCGTCGTCGGCGTCGTGGAGTACGGGGAGGCCCAGGTCGAGGAGCGGCTCGGGCTGGTCCCCCTCGGGTTTGCCCAGCGTCTCCTGCGCACCACCGGCGTGGAGCGGGTCCTGGTGTGGCTCGACGAGCTCGACCGGGCGCCGGCCTACGCCGAACAGCTGGCTCAGACGTTCTCCAACGACGGTCTGCCCCTCGCGGTGCGGACCTGGGACGAACTGACCCCGTTTTTCGCCTCACTCCAGACGTTCTGAAGCGCGTTCTCTGGGTTCACGACCCTCGCCGTGTTCACCCTCGTGTTCTTCAGCGTGCTCGAAGTGCTCACGATTTCCTTCCTGGAGCGAACGCGGGAGGTGGGGACGGTGCGGGCGCTTGGGGCGTCGCGGGGGCGGGTGTTCGCGGGGTTCGTCGGCGAGGGGGTGGTGGTGGGGATCGTGGGCGGCCTCAGCGGGGCAATCGTCGGGGCCGTTGCTGCGGCTCTGTTCAACGCCCTCGGGCTCACGTTCGTCCCCCCGGGAGGGAACATGCCGCAGCCGATCCGCGTCGCGATCAACACGTCCACGGTGGCAATCCCGTTCCTGGTGGCGCTGGGGGCCACGTTCCTCAGCAGCCTGTACCCAGCGAGCAAGAACGCGCGCCTCACCGTCGTCGAGGCACTGCGCAGCCTGTAGAGGAGGTTCAGATGCGGAAGATCTTGACTGTGGGGCTCGTGCTGGCCGCGGTGGGGCTGGCCCACGGGCAGGACCGGGAGTTGCTGCTCGCCCTCGACCGGGCGCGGTTCCTCGACTCGCCGGCAAGCCAGCTCACGGCCCTCATCCGCTCGGAGGCGGACGGCAAGGTCGAAGAGGCCGAGGTTCGCCTCGCGTTCAAGGACATCGGGGGAGAGAGCTACGTGCGGATCGACTTCCTCCGTCCAGCGGATCAGGCCGGGCAGGTGTTCCTCGTGACGCCCCAGGCAACCTTCTTCTGGCAGCCCGAGCTGTTCGCCCCGATCCGCACCAGCGGGGCCCAGGCGGCGTTCGGCGATGCGGCGGTGGGACAGCTATCGGGGATCCGATTCGCGGACGACTACCGCCTCGTTGACCAACGTCCGGCCTCCGGCGGCGCGGGCCAGAACCTGGTCGAACTCGAGCTCCGCGCCGTGGCCCCGACCGTCCCGTTCCAGACGGTGGTTGTCCTTGTGGACACGGAGTCCGGCCGCCCGCACGAGCTCCAGCTCCGCGCCGTGACCGGGGTTCTCTTGTACCGAGTGCTTCTCGCGGACTACGCCGAGCTCGATGGAGACCTTTACGTTCGTGAGCAGATCGTGGACAACGCCCTCGTCGAAGGGAATCGCACGACGCTCATCATCGTCGCAGTCGGGTTCGACCCGCTGCCCGACGAGGCGTTTGATCCCACCAGACTCGGGGAGGGATGAGCCCCCTACGGGGCGTGGCAGCCCTTGATGATGTACCCACCCGACTTCTCGTCCCGCTCGAGGTCGAGGATCCCTCGCGCGCCTGCCTCTTCGAGAAGCTGGCCGAATGAGCTGAATCCGTGGTAGGACTCGCTGAACCCCGGGCGGCGCCGCTTGAGGGTCTGCTTGACCATGGACCCCCAGATGTTCTCGCCTTCTCCCCGCTCTTTGAGAAGGGCCTTGTAGGTCTCCACGACGAGGTTCCACGCCTCCTGCTTCTTGGCGTCCACCGGAGGCGGGGCGGCCTGCTGTCCCTTCTTCGCCGCCGGCCTGCGGCCGGTCGCCTTGGGCTGTGGTTTGGAAGCGGGGCGAGACGCCCGAACGAGGTCGTCGTAGAAGATGAACTCGTCGCAGTTGGCGATCAGCAGGTCGGAGGTGGACTTCTTGACACCGACTCCGATCACGATTCGGTCGTTCTCGCGAAGCTTGCTCACCAGCGGGGAGAAGTCGGAATCGCCGCTGATGATGACGAACGTGTCCACGTGTTGCTTCGTGTAGCAGAGATCGAGCGCGTCGACGACCATCCGGATGTCGGCGGAGTTCTTTCCGGACTGGCTCACGTGCGGGATCTCGATGAGCTCGAACGATGCCTCGTGCATCGGCGCCTTGAACTCCTTGTACCGCGCCCAATCGCAATAGGCCTTCTTCACCACGATGCTGCCCTTGAGCAGCAACCGCTCGAGGACCTTCCCGATGTCGAACGCCGGGTAGTTCGCCTCGCGCACGCCCAGCGCGATGTTCTCGAAGTCACAGAACAACGCCATGTTGACGGTTTCCGTCGTCTGTGGTGCTTTCATCAACCCGTATCAGCCACCTGTGCAGCGCGTAGAGCACGCCGCACACCCCGATTGTACCTCGCAGTACCTGGTCAGCTAGCGCTCGCCCGCCCCCGGCCGCGGTCCCCCCGAAAGAGGTCGCCAAACCGGAACGTCTCCTTGTACCGCCGCGCCAGATCGTCAGCGATCTCGCCGGGCACTCCCTGACGGCGCAATCGCCGCCGGAACTGGGCCACCGCTCGCCGTCGGACCCAGACGTAGCCGATCAGGAACCCGATCAGGGCAGCGAGGAGGTGAACCAACGTCCCCGCCACCCTGATCCCGCTCCAAAGGTGTCTCAGTCGTCCTCCTCGTTACCGTCGAGGCGAACCTGCACGCCCTCTCCGGTCTTGATCCCCTTCCTGACCCCCTTGAACACCTCGCGGAGGTTGATCATGTACCCCCGGGCCATCTCTAGCGCGTCATCCTTGGGGATGCCCGCGTCCACAAGCTTCTTGTAGAACGTGCCCACCGCGTCGGCCATGTTCTCCGCAGCCTCCTTGGAGTAGAGCACGTCCCGCAGACCCTTCAGAAGCCCCGGGACCTGCTGCGACACCACGCTCAGCACCTCGCGCAGCTCCTGAACGTCCCCCGTGTCCTTCTTCTCTTCATCGCTCATCATCTGCCTCCTTGTCTAGATCCGCAACACCGGGACTTCCCGGCCGAGGATGGACAGGCTCCCCCGGATCGGAAGCCCGGTCTTCGTTGCCCCCACGTCGAGACTGAGCCCGGCCAGCTCCGACCCCAGCTCGACCCGCAGCACAGGGGTCCCGAGCGTCCTCGCCGCAACCGAGATCCACGTTCCACGAGCTGGACCGGGGACCTGGGCGAACGCCCTTCGCACCTCGCGAGCCAGACGCATCGTCTCCACCAGATCCCCCTGGCACACCTCGCATCCCACGACGTGCGCGATCAACTCCGCTCCATCGTCTTCGGAGAGCGACCCCGCCGCATACAACGGGATCATCTCCCGTGCCGTGTCGCAGGTCATGGCCTGAGCACCTCGGCGAGCTTCCTCTTCGCGTGGAACATCCGTGACTTCACTGTCCCCTCCGGTACACCCTGCACTCGAGCGATCTCCTCGTACGGGAGACCCTCGTAGAACGCGAGATACACGACCTCGCGCTGCTCCGGTGGCAAGCTCTCCACGGCCCGCTGCACATGCATCTCCCGCTCCAACAGCGGCGCAGGATCAGGGACCTCGTCGGTTTCCTCGGGTACGCGCTGTCCCTTCGCGTCGCTGCGCCGGGCTCGGAACGCCTGATGGCGAGCGATGCCGAACAGCCAGGTCGAGACCCGAGATCTCCCCTCGAACTGCCCCGCTCCCTTCCACGCGGCGACCATCGTCTCCTGCATGACGTCCTCGGCCAGGTGTCGGTCCCAGAGAAGCGTGAGCGCGTAGCGGAACACCCGATCGGCATACCGCTCGTACAGCGTACGAAACGCATCGCCGTCTCCTTCCGCCACCCGGGCCACCAACTGTTCCTCGTCGGCCAACGTCTGTCCTCTCCTCTCCTCGTGCCCTCGATCGCACCGGGCGGTGTCCCCCATGTGCAGGGATCGCCCCGCCTAGCCGTGACCTTACCGGACGCGCCCGCCCCGTACCCTCTCCAGAGGTTCGCTCGTGAGTGCCCCCAGCAGGACATGAGGTTCAACCGGCCGCTGCTCGTTGGCCGGCCGACCCGCAGAGGAGTCCGATGCGCCGCTCGACCAGAGAGGCAAGGAGGCGATGCACATGAATCGCAGAAGGGTCGTCAGGCTTCTGATCGCCCTTGCAGTCCTTCTCGCCGGAGCGTTGGCTGCAACCGCCCAGGATGCACAGCTCACGCGCTGGACCCTACCCACAGCGGGTGCCCTCCCCTACGGGATCGCCGTCGCTTCAGACGGGAGGGTGTACTTCACCGAGTTCAGCGCGAACCGGATCGGCCAACTCGACCCTGCGGCGAACGAGATTCGCGAGCGCAGTGTGGGGCGCGGCCCGTTTGGCCTGGTGCTGGGCGACGGGGGATCGGTCTACTTCACGCTCAGCCAGGAGAACACCCTCGAGCTCCTCGTGTTCATCGGAGGCGGTGCCACGTGGGCACTACCCACGCCCGGCGCCTGGCCCGAGGTTCTCGTGCACGCCCCGACCGGACCGGGCAGGGTCAACCTGTGGCTGAACGAACGGAACGCGAGCAAGATCGCGCGGTTCTCCCCCACCCAGGTCTTCGTTACCCTCCCGTTGATTCTCTCCCCTCCCCAGCCGGTCTTGCCCATCGTCACCGAACTCAGCCCGACGATCACGTCCGTCTTGCCGAAGGTCTACCCCGGCAACCCGCTGCTCCCTCCGCCCATCGCGCTGTTCGTTCCCGTCACCAGCGGTCCGTTTACGGAGTGGGAGTCGCTCATCGTCGATCGCTACGTCGAGCGGGTGGCCGTGGCCCCCGACGGCCGAGTGTGGTTCACGCAGGGGGAGGCCCCGATCTCCGTTCTCGACCCAGAGACGAACACGGCCCTCGTGTACGGGATTCCGGGCGGGACGTCAGCTCTGGGGATCGTCGTTGGCCCCGACGGCAAGGTGTGGTTCACCGACACCCTGCGACCCGCAATCGGGGTCCTCGATCCCGCGACAGCGGACGTCCGGTTGTGGCAGATCCCCGGCGGGCGCCAGCCGTTTGCACTCGTTCTCGACGACCAGGGGAACGTCTGGTTCACCGATCGCGAGGCCGATGCTGTGGGCTACCTTGCCCCGGCGCGGAACGAGGTCGCGTTGTACCGCTTGCCCCCGGGCACGCACCCCGTGTTCCTCGTTCTCGACGTCGCGGGGGCCGTGTGGTTCACTGCCGAGCGGGGCAACTTCGTCGGCAGGCTGACCCTCGTCCCCGAGCGTGGGCCTCCGCCCGTTCCGCCCACAGGGGCGTTCCAGTTCCTGGGGTACGGCCTCAGCCAGCTGGGGAATCGCGCATCGGGGAGCGTGACCTATCGCTACGACGGCAGCGCCGGCTTGCCGGTGTGGATCTCGATCGAAGTTCTGCGGGGCGGAGTCGTGCTCCCGGGGTTCGTCGCGCCGCCCGTGCGGATCGATGGGGCAGGTGCGGGCACGGCCGCAATGACCGTGGAGTACCGGGGGACCACACCTGCTACCTCTGACGAAGTGCGGTTCGTCGTGAGCCTCAGCCCGGGTGGCCCTGCGCTGGCCGAGCAGCGGATCAGCTTCTCCACGACCTGGACCCCGTAGAAGGACAACCAGTCGGCCGGCCCGTGCCCTGTGGCGCGGGCTGGCCCTCCCTCAGCGCCGCCCGGCGCTGACCACGTAGCGCCCGAGAACGGGAAACAGGCCAGCACCCACCGCGAACAATGCCCCCGTAACGAGGGCGAACCGCGCGACCGGCATCTCGGCGACCCCGGTCACGTAGCGCATCGCCTCGACCATGTACGTGAGGGGAAGGGCACGGCTCACCGCGCGCAGGAACGAGGGCATGATCTCGATCGGGAAGTAGATGCCCGACAGGAGGAGCATGATCTGGGAAGCGATGTTCGCCACGTTGCTCGCGCTTCCGGGGCGGCGGACGAGGAGGGCGATCACCGTTCCCAACCCCATTGCCCCGAGGGTTGCCGCAACCACGAACGCGCTGAACAGGGGCCAATTCACCTCGAATCGCACGCCGAACAGGAGCACCGCCGCAACAAGGGTCGTCACGGTGGCCAGGAACCCCGCCCCAAGGCGTACCGCAGCGATGGCCATGAGCAACGCCCCGGGGGACATCGGGGTCACGAGGAGGCGGTCGAGGAGTCTCCGCTCCTTCATCTGCGTGATTCGCCCCGACACCGCGAACAGCCCCGCGGTCAGGGTGGAGAACGCCATGATTCCCGGAACGAGGAGGTTGAACCACCCCACAGCCACGGTCCGCCCGATGTTCTCCCGCTCCGCCCGTGCCGGCGGGGCCAGGCCCTGCTGCCGGAGGTCGACCTCCGCCGCGATGCCGCGGGCGAGCTCAGCGAACGCATAGCCCTCTTGGACCCGCGTCGGATCCTGGAGGAACACGAGACTCCGCCCATCCCACAGCAGCCCCAGGTCCACTTCCCTCTTCGCGAGGTCCCTTTCCAGGGCTGCCCGGTCGCCGTACGGGATGACCACCACCGCCCGCTGGACAGCGAGAACCTCTGCGAGAACGTCGTCCACGCCGTCGAGGCGGACGAGGCCCAATCGCGCCCGCGCGCCGGGGCCTTCTGCTCCGCCCCACACAAACCCGAAGATGAGAACGAACACGATCGGGAAGAGCATCGTGAAGAACAGCGTGATCCGATCGCGCAGGAACACCCGCGTCTGGGTCCGTACGAGCGCCCCCAACCCGATCATCGACCCACGTCCCACCGCAGCCTCCACGCGGCCACTCCGACCGACACCGCGATCCACCCCGCCGGGACCGCCACCGAAAGGGAAAGCGGGAGCACGGCCTGCCCGGTACCGAGCGCAGACCGCAGACCATCGGCAAGGTGGCTCAGCGGGTTCAGGTAGAGGAGGACCTGGAGGAAGAGCGGAAGGCTCGCCACAGGGAAGAACAGCCCGCTCAGGAACATCACCGGAAGGTTGACGAGATTGGCAATCGCCATCCCGGCCTGGGCCGTCGTGGCGAGCGACGCCACGAGGAACCCGAGCGCCAAGAACGTAGCCGCCGCCAGCACGAGATAAGGAAGGGCTGCCGGGCGGAAGAAATCGACGCTCGCTCCAAACGCGAATCGCCCCAGCGCCCACAGGAGGGCGAATTGCAGCAAGCACAGGAATCCGTACCCGACCGCGAACCCCGCGAGGTACCGCGGGACCCCGAGCGGCGTCACCCAGTAGCGGCGGAGGATCTTCTGGTCGCGGGCGAAGAGGATCGTCCCCGGCACGCTGAACAACCCCCCGACGAAGAACGCCATCAACACGATCCCCGGAAGGAGGAAGTCCACGTACGCCACCGGCTGGTCCAGCCCTCCCACCCACTCCGTGTGCACCGCGAGAGCGGCCTCTGGCCTGTACAGGCCCGCAAGAGTGAGGAGCTCCTGGTTCAGACGGGCCAAGACCTGATCCACGACACTGCTCGCCATGCTCGACGCCGTGTTCGCCTCGTTCAGATAGAGGCGAACGGTGGCGGCCGGCCCCCCCGCCATCGCCGCCAGAGCCCGTTCGCTGAACCCCGACGGGATCACGACGAGGAGGGCGAGGTTGCCTAGCCGCACCGCCTCCTGGGCGCTGGCGAGGAACGCCTGGGGATCCTCCGCCCCCTCGGGTCGGCGGAGCGTGAACAGCGGTTCCTTTCCTGCCTCACGCGGGGCACCCAGCGAGACGAACACCTCTTCGACCACGGCGGCGAACTGGGCCGGGCTGCGGGGCTCCCCGTCGAGGTTCACGAGCGCGACCGAGAAGTTCATCTGCCCCTCCCGGCCCAGCCGGCCAAACACCCCCGCCATCAGGGCGAGGAGAACGACCGGGAACAGGACGAACCAGAACAGGGTCTCCCGCTCGCGGAGCGCGGTGAGCAGCGACATCCACCCCAACCGGAGGACCACCTTCACCCCCGCAGTCTCCGCCCCGTGAGGGAGAGGAACACGTCCTCCAAGTTGGGCTGGCGGACGGTCATGTTCTGCAGCGGAACCCCGTGCTCGCGCGACCAACGGAGCAGCGCGTCCAGCGTCCCCACAAGGTCCGGTGTCTTGACCGCCACCGCCCCGTCCTCGCGCCGCGCCTCGCCAGGGAGAGCAGCCCATGCGACGGGCGAGAGCTCCGGCGCGTCGAACTCGATGAACGAGTCCTGACCCAGGCGCGATGTGAGCTCGCGCGGGCTCCCGCGGGCGATCACCCGCCCGTGGTCCATGATGCACACCGTGTCGGACAGGGCCTCGGCCTCCTCCATGTAGTGGGTGGTGAGGATGATCGTCTTCCCGCTCCGCTTGAGGCGTTCCACGATCGCCCAGATGTTCCGACGGGCCTGGGGGTCGAGCCCTGTGGTCGGTTCGTCGAGGAAGACGAGGTCGGGATCGTTGACGAGCGCCGCGCCGAGGGCCAGACGCTGCTTCTGCCCACCAGACAGGTGCCGGACAAGGGCACCCGCCTTGTCCTCGAGCGAGACCTCCCGCAGCACCTCGGCCACTGGCCGAGGACGGTCGAAGAAGGACGCGAACAGGGCGAGCACCTCGCGCACCTTGAGGTAGGGCTCGAATCCCCCTTCTTGAAGGAGGACCCCCATCCGCCCCTTCATCGCCGGGGTCACGCGGCGAACCCGCATCCCGAACATCTCGATCTCTCCCGAATCCGCGTCGCGGATCCCCTCAAGAATCTCCAACGTCGTCGTCTTCCCCGCTCCGTTCGGCCCAAGCAGGGTGAAGACCGTTCCCATCGGGACGGAGAACGAGACCCCATCCACAGCGTGGATCGAGCCGTAGCTTTTCCTCAAGTCGCGCACGGACAGCAGCGGTTGTGGGTCGGTCATCATCCTCTCCCCTCGCACACCCTCAGAACCAGCGACGGATCATAGCTCCAGCGTCCCTCTCCCTCCACGCGGCGGGTGGCCGCGTTGAACGCACCGCCCAAGGGGCCGTCAAGACCTCACCCCGGGTGTTGCCCAAGGCAGCGAGCGGCCAGGGCGCAGGATGAGCGATTCCCTCCGCCTCCCCTCTCCTGTCCGCCGGGGCGAGGGGGGCGACCGCCCGCCCAGGAGAGGAAGGCGATCCCGTTGCCGGGGGCCCGGCACGCTGGGTAGGCCACGGTGATTCCGCGGCGACGAAGGGGGGGCTGGTGACGCCTCCTGCGGGAGCATCACGCGCTGCTGCCCGCAACCCCAAACGGGTCCGGGCCGGGGGCTCGGTATAATGCAAGCGGGCAGAGGAGGGGAAGAACCGTGTCTGAAGAGGAACGCCGACTGAGCGCGATCATGATCACCGACATCGTCGGATACACCCTCCTCGGGCAGACGAACGAGGACCTGTCGCTCGAGCTCCTCCAGGAGCACGACGCCATCCTCCGCCCCCTGCTCGCTTCCCACGGCGGGCGGGTGGTCAAGGCGATGGGGGATGGGTTCCTCGTTGAGTTTCCCAGCGCGCTGCAGGCCACCCGGTGCGCGATCGCAATCCAGGAACGGCTGCACGAGCGCAACGCGGCCCAGCCCCGCGAGCGCGCGATCTCGATCCGGATCGGGGTCCACGTCGGGGACGTGGTGCACCGCGAAGGCGACCTGTTTGGGGACGGCGTGAACGTGGCCTCGCGCATCGCCCCCCTCGCCGAACCCGAGGGGGTCTGCGTGTCCGCCCAGGCCTACGATCACGTGTGGAACAAGCTCAGCTACCCGCTCGTCAGCATCGGGAAGCGGGCCCTGAAGAACGTCCGCCTCCCGACCGAGGTCTACTGCGTCGCGTTCCCGTGGTCGAAGGTCCGCCCGGAGGAGCCGCGGCCGACCGACCGCAGCCGGATCGCCGTGCTTCCCCTCACGAACATCAGCCCCGACCCCGCCGACGCGTTCTTCGCCGACGGGATGACCGAGGAGCTCATCTTCACCCTGTCCAGGATCCGCGGGCTACGCGTCATCGCCCAGACCTCGGTCATGAAGTACAAGGGGACCCAGAAGTCCGTGGCGGAGATCGGCCAGGAGCTGCGGGTGGCGACCGTCCTCGAGGGGAGCGTGCGCAAGGTGGACCACCGCGTGCGGATCAACCTCCAGCTCGTGGACACCCAGAGCGAGGAGCACCTGTGGTCGGAGGCCTACGATCGGAAGCTGGAGGACGTGCTCGCGATCCAAAGCGAGGTCGCGCGCAAGGTGGCGGAGGTCCTGGAGGTGAAGCTCCTCGCCGGCGAGGAGCGTAGGCTCCAGGAGAAGGCCGCCCGCGACGTGGACATCTACATGCTGTACCTCAAGGGCCGCCACTTCTGGAACCAGCGCTCCGAGAGCGGCCTCCGACGGGCGGTCGAGATCTTCCAGGACGTGATTGCCGCCGACCCAAGCTACGCGCTGGCCTACGCCGGTCTCGCCGACTCGTACAGCGTGCTCGCCAGCCAAGGCCATCTCCCGGTGCACGAAGCTCTCCCGAAGGCCAAGGAGGCAGCACAGAAGGCCCTCGAGCTCGACGACAACCTCGCCGAGGCCCACGCGTCGCTGGCCCTCATCGAGTGGCTGTTCGAGCGCGACGTGGAGCGAGCCGCGGCCCGGTTCAAGCGCGCGATCGACCTCAACCCGAACTACGCCACGGCGCGCCACTGGTACGCGAACCTCCTCAGCGACGTCGGGCGGACGGCGGAGGCGCTGGCGGAGATGAAGCGGGCCCTCGCCCTCGACCCCCTGTCCCCGATCATCAACATGGCCCTGTCCGCCGTCCTGTGGGAGTCGGGGCAGTTCGCGGAAGCCCTCGACCAGCACCGCCGCGCCCAGGCCCTCGCCGCGGACTTCGTCGAGGGCCACCTCTCGCTCGCGACGGTCCTCCAGACCGCGGGGAAGTGGGCAGAGGCCGAGGCTGAGCTCAACAAGGCCCTCGACCTCGACCCCAACAGCAGCCGCGTCCGCCAGCGGTTCGCCGAGCACCTCGTGTCGCTCGGCCGGTTCGACGAGGCGCTGGAGACCCTCCACAAGGTCCTCGTGATGGAGCCCGACTCTCCGGCGGCCAACGCCGCCTACGGGTGGACCCTCGCCCTCGCCCGCCAGTACGACGAGGCCCTCGTCCAACTCGAGAAGACGCTCGACCTCGACCCGGAGAGCGTCCCGACCCGGGTGTTCCTGGGCGTCGTCTACCTCGCGCTGGGCCGGTACGAGCAGGCCCTGGAGGCGTTCCGCCAGGCCGAGGCGCGGCTGCCCAAAACCGACCGCCTGCAGACCGAGATCCAGGCGTTCCGGGTCATGACCTACGCCGCGATGGGGGAGGTCACCGCTGCCGAGGCGAGCCTGAAGGCACTCGAGGAGAAGGAGGCCGGCCTCGGGCACGCGTTCATGGTCGCCTGCGCCCACTTCGCCCTCGGGCACCTCGAGGAGGGACTGGCTTGGCTGGACAAGTCCTACCAAATCCGCGACCCCGGGCTGCGCCTGCTCAACGTGCTCCCCTGGTTTGACGGCGCACGCTCCGACCCCCGGTTCCGGGCGTACCTGACGAAGATGGGGTTCCCGGAGGAGGGCGAGGCGAGGTAGCCGGCTCCGGCGGGGCCTGACGTCGGGGCGTTGTGCCGCGGAGGCGCCGGGGAGACACTGGGGGCCCAGGGCACGACCCCCCAAGGAGGGCAGGGTGCACCCGAACCGAACCGTGGTCTCGATCCGGAGGGCTCAGAGCTACGCCGCGGCGGAGCTCGGACCCGCCG
It contains:
- a CDS encoding sigma-24 (FecI-like), giving the protein MADEEQLVARVAEGDGDAFRTLYERYADRVFRYALTLLWDRHLAEDVMQETMVAAWKGAGQFEGRSRVSTWLFGIARHQAFRARRSDAKGQRVPEETDEVPDPAPLLEREMHVQRAVESLPPEQREVVYLAFYEGLPYEEIARVQGVPEGTVKSRMFHAKRKLAEVLRP
- a CDS encoding Efflux ABC transporter, ATP-binding protein, whose amino-acid sequence is MMTDPQPLLSVRDLRKSYGSIHAVDGVSFSVPMGTVFTLLGPNGAGKTTTLEILEGIRDADSGEIEMFGMRVRRVTPAMKGRMGVLLQEGGFEPYLKVREVLALFASFFDRPRPVAEVLREVSLEDKAGALVRHLSGGQKQRLALGAALVNDPDLVFLDEPTTGLDPQARRNIWAIVERLKRSGKTIILTTHYMEEAEALSDTVCIMDHGRVIARGSPRELTSRLGQDSFIEFDAPELSPVAWAALPGEARREDGAVAVKTPDLVGTLDALLRWSREHGVPLQNMTVRQPNLEDVFLSLTGRRLRG
- a CDS encoding Adenylate cyclase: MSEEERRLSAIMITDIVGYTLLGQTNEDLSLELLQEHDAILRPLLASHGGRVVKAMGDGFLVEFPSALQATRCAIAIQERLHERNAAQPRERAISIRIGVHVGDVVHREGDLFGDGVNVASRIAPLAEPEGVCVSAQAYDHVWNKLSYPLVSIGKRALKNVRLPTEVYCVAFPWSKVRPEEPRPTDRSRIAVLPLTNISPDPADAFFADGMTEELIFTLSRIRGLRVIAQTSVMKYKGTQKSVAEIGQELRVATVLEGSVRKVDHRVRINLQLVDTQSEEHLWSEAYDRKLEDVLAIQSEVARKVAEVLEVKLLAGEERRLQEKAARDVDIYMLYLKGRHFWNQRSESGLRRAVEIFQDVIAADPSYALAYAGLADSYSVLASQGHLPVHEALPKAKEAAQKALELDDNLAEAHASLALIEWLFERDVERAAARFKRAIDLNPNYATARHWYANLLSDVGRTAEALAEMKRALALDPLSPIINMALSAVLWESGQFAEALDQHRRAQALAADFVEGHLSLATVLQTAGKWAEAEAELNKALDLDPNSSRVRQRFAEHLVSLGRFDEALETLHKVLVMEPDSPAANAAYGWTLALARQYDEALVQLEKTLDLDPESVPTRVFLGVVYLALGRYEQALEAFRQAEARLPKTDRLQTEIQAFRVMTYAAMGEVTAAEASLKALEEKEAGLGHAFMVACAHFALGHLEEGLAWLDKSYQIRDPGLRLLNVLPWFDGARSDPRFRAYLTKMGFPEEGEAR